The Streptomyces sp. NBC_01317 genomic interval TCCTCGCGGTCGGTACGACACTCCAGGTGCAGCCGGCCGCATCGCTGGCGGGGATCGCCGCCGACCACGGGGCGCGGCTGATCGTGATGAACGCCGACCCGACGCCGTACGACGACCGGGCCGACGAGATCGTGCGGGAGCCGATCGGTACGGCGCTCCCCGCGCTGCTGAAGCGGTTCCACGGTGGCTGAGCGCGCCGACATGGGGGTGTCGCCGGCCGCCCACGACCCGGCGTGGGCCGTGGCTTTCGCGGAACAGCGCGACCGGCTGGCGGTGCTGCTCGCGCCGTGGCTGGCCGCGCCCGTCGAGCACGTCGGCTCGACGGCGGTGCCGGGCCTGCGGGCCAAGCCCGTGGTGGACGTCCTGGCGCCGGTACGGTCCCTGGACAGCGAGGCGCGGGCCGCGATGGTACGGGTCCTGTCGGCCGGCGGCTGGCTGTACTGGCCGGACGATCCGCGCGGGGACACCCGGCTGTGGTTCCTGCGACCGCGTCCGGAGGCACGGACGCACCACTTGCATGTCGCCGTGCACGGGGGCGCGCGGGCCACGGCGCTGCTCGCGTTCCGGGACGCGCTGCGGGCGGATCCGTCGCTGGCGGCGGAGTACGAACGGCTCAAGTCCCGGCTGGCGCGCGAGAATCCGACCGCCAGGAACGCGTACACGAACGGCAAGGCGGAGTTCGTGGCGCGGGTGCTGCGGGCGGCCGGGATCGCGCGTCCGGTGCTGGAGGAGCTGCCGGAGTAAGGAAGTTGCCACCGGCCGGGTCAGAACAGCGTGGCCGTCGCCGGGACTTCGGCCGCCGCCCCCTCGAAGACCAGCAGCCGCTGCTTGCGGTCCAGGCCGCCGCCGTACCCGGTGAGGCCGCCGGTCGAGCCGATGACCCGGTGGCAGGGCACGATGATGCTGACCGGGTTCTTGCCGTTGGCCAGTCCCACCGCCCGTGAGGCGCCCGGTTTGCCGAGGGCCTCGGCCAGTTCGCCGTACGACCGGGTCTCGCCGTACGGGATCAGCTCCAGCCGCGCCCACACACTGCGCTGGAACGGGGTGCCCGCCAGGTGCAACGGCAGGTCGAACTCGGTCAGTTCGCGGTCGAAGTAGGCGGTGAGCTGACGCCGTACCTCGCCGAAGGGCCGGGGGTCCGGTTCGCCGAAGGTCTCCTCCGCCGGGCGGTGGCGGTGCTGGACCATGTAGAGGCCGCTCAGGAGGCCGTCGGTGGCGACGAGCGTGAGGGGTCCGTACGGGCTGTCGATCACGGTGTGCTGCTTGAGCATGCTGAACTTTCCTAGGCGGGAAGGTGGTTGATGGCGTGGTCCTCGGTCGCCCAGAGGTACTGCACCGCGTAGGCCCGCCACGGCCGCCAGGCCGCGGCCCGCGCGGTGAGCGCGGCCGGGGTGGCGGGCAGGCCGAGCCCCGCGGCCGACCTGCGGACACCGAGGTCGCCGGGCAGGAACGCGTCCGGGTCACCGAGCGCGCGCATCGCGATGACCTCGACCGTCCAGGGCCCGAAGCCGGGCAGGGCCGAGAGCCGGGCGCGTGCCTCGTCCCAGTCGCTGTCGGTGCCGAGCCGGAGCGAGCCGTCGGCGAGGGCGGCGATCAGCGTGGTGAGGGTGGTACGGCGGCTGCGCGGCAGCGCGAGGGCCTCCGGGTCCAGGGACGCCAGGGCCTCGGTGGTCGGAAAGAGGTGCGTGAGGCCGCCCTCGGGGTCGTCGACCGGCAGGCCGTACGCCGTGACCAGCCGGGCGGCGTGGGTGCGGGCCGCCGCCGTGGACACCTGCTGGCCGAGCACGGCCCGTACGGCGAACTCGGCGGCGTCGACGGTACGGGGCACCCGGCGGCCCGGCGCCTTGTCGACCAGCGGGGCCAGCAGGGGGTCGGACCGCAGCTGCTCGTCCACGGCGACCGGGTCGGCGTCCAGGTCGAGCATCCGGCGGCACGCGCTGATCGCGAAGGTCAGGTCGCGCGGATCGGTGAGCGAGAGCCGGCAGGCGATGTGGTCGGGGCGCGGCGACAGGGCGACGATGCCGTGTCCGTAGGGCAGGGAGAGCGTGCGGCGGTACGCGCCGTTCCGCCACTCCTCCACGCCGGGCACAGCGGTCGCGGCGAGGTGGCCGAAGAGGTTGTCGGGGTTGAGGGGGGCGCGGAAGGGGAGCCGCAGGGAGATCACGCCGGGGGTGGGCGCCTCGTCGCCGCGCGCACCACTCCCCTTGCGGCCACGACGGGCCGCGCGCGTGCGCAACTCGCTCGGTGACAGGGCGAAGACCTCACGGACCGTGCCGTTGAAGGCCCGGATCGACGCGAACCCGGCCGCGAAGGCGACCTCGGCCATCGGGAGCGCGGTCGTCTCGATGAGGACGCGGGCGGTCTGGGCGCGCTGGGCACGGGCCAGGGCGAGCGGCCCCGCGCCCAGTTCGGCGAGGAGCTGGCGTTCGATCTGCCGGGCGGAGTAGCCGAGGCGGCCGGCCAGTCCCGGCACGCCCTCGCGGTCCACGACGCCGTCCTGGATGAGCCGCATCGCGCGGGCGACCGTGTCGGCGCGGGCGTTCCACTCGGGCGAGCCGGGGCTGGTGTCGGGCCGGCAGCGCTTGCAGGCCCGGAAACCGGCCTGCTGGCAGGCGGCCGCGCTGGGGTAGAAGATCATGTTCCGGGCCTTGGGGGGCACGGCGGGACAGCTGGGCCGGCAGTAGATCCGGGTGGTCAGGACGGCCGTGAAGAACCACCCGTCGAACCGCGCGTCCTTGGACCTGACGGCCCGTACGCAGCGCTCGGTGTCGGTGTACATGCCCTCCAGCATCCGGCACCGGGGAGGCGGGGGCTGGCAGGAATCCGACATCAGGGTGGGTCCCCGCCCGCCCCTTCCCGTCCGGCCTGTCAGGACGCCGCTCCCAGCGCCGTTTCGAACGCCCCGTACGCCGCCGCGTCGAAGAGCACGAACCGCACCTCCTCGACCGGCGCCACCGCCGCCTCCCGTGCCGTGCGGACCGCGATCCGGGCGCCGTCGTCCATCGGCCAGCCGTAGACGCCGGTGGAGACGGCCGGGAACGCGACCGTCCGCGCGCCCAGTTCCGCGGCGATCCTCAGGGACTCGCGGTAGCAGGAGGCGAGCAGCTCGGAGCGGTCCTCGGCACGGGCCCAGACGGGTCCGACGGTGTGGATCACCCAGCGGGCGTCGAGGAGGCCCGCCGTGGTGGCGACGGCCTGGCCCGTCGGCAGCCCCCGGCCGTAGTGCCCGGCGCGCAGCTTCCGGCACGCGGCCAGGATCTCGGGGCCGCCGCGCCGGTGGATCGCGCCGTCGACCCCGCCGCCGCCGAGGAGCGACGAGTTGGCGGCGTTGACGATCGCGTCCACGCTCTGCCGTGTGAGGTCGCCCTGGACCAGTGTCAGTTGTGCCATGCGGGAAACTCTGTCAGGCCGGGGCCGTACGGCGCATTCCGAATACGCCCCGGGCCCCGCCGCTTCGCGCCACGTCACTCCGCCCGCAGCCGCCGCCACACCGCCTTCGCCGCGTTGTGCCCCGACATGCCGTGCACCCCGGGCCCCGGCGGGGTCGCCGACGAGCAGAGGAAGACCGCCGGGTGCGGGGTCGTGTACGGGAACAGGGAGAGCTTCGGCCGCAGCATCAACTGGAGGCCCGAGGCGGCGCCGCAGGCGATGTCCCCGCCCACGTAGTTCGCGTTCTTGGCCGCGAGCTGCGGCGGGCCCGCCGTCGCCCGGGCCAGGATCAGGTCGCGGAAGCCGGGGGCGAAGCGCTCGATCTGCCGCTCCATCGCGTCGGTCAGATCGCCGTCCCAGCCGTTCGGGACATGTCCGTACGCCCAGAACACGTGCTTGCCCTCGGGCGCGCGGGACGGATCGACCAGGCTGGGCTGGGCGGTGATCAGGAACGGCGTCCCGGGCGCCTGTCCGCCCGACGCCTCCCGCAGCGCCCTGCCGATCTCCCCGGTGGTGGGGCCCACCTGGACCGTGCCGGCCCGGCGCGGCTCCTCGGCCGTCCAGGGCACGGGCCCGTCCAGCGCGTAGTCGATCTTGAAGACACTCGCCCCGTAGCGGTACCCGTCGTACACCCGGCCGAGCCCCGCGATCCGGGCGAGCGCGGTCGGTGAGGTGTCGAAGACGTACGCGCGCGCGGGCGGCAGGTCGTCCAGCCGCTTGATCTCGTACCCGGTGTGGACCGTGCCGCCGAGGGCCCTGAGGTACGCGGTGAGCGCGTCGGAGATCGACTGGGAGCCGCCGCGCGGCATCGGCCAGCCGCCCGCGTGCGCCGCGAGGGCGAAGACCAGGCCGACGGCGCCGGTGGCGATGCCGTTCAGCGGGGCGATCACGTGCGCGACCAGTCCGGCGAACAGGGCCCGTGCCTTCTCGTCGCGGAACCGGCGCGCCAGCACACCGTACGGCGGAAGGCCGGCGAGACCGAAGCGGGCGAGGGTCACGGGGTGGCGCGGGAGGGTGGTCAGCGGCAGGGACATGAAGTCCTGGGCCAACTCGTCCCACCGGCCGAGGAAGGGCGCCACGAGCCGCCGGTACGCCCCGGCGTCCCGCGCACCGAACGACGCGGCGGTCTCGGCGACGGAGCGGGACAGCACGGCGGCCGTGCCGTTGTCGAACGGGTGGGCCATGGGCAGCTCGGGGTGCAGCCACTCCAGGCCGTACCGGTCGAGGGGCATGGTCTTGAAGACGGGGGACCCCGCGCCCAGCGGATGGACGGCGGAGCAGGGGTCGTGGCGGAATCCGGGGAGGGTCAGCTCCTCCGTCCTGGCACCCCCGCCCACGGTGTCCCTGGCTTCGAAAACGGCCACGGAGAAGCCGCGGCGGGCCAGTTCGACCGCGGCGGTCAGTCCGTTGGGGCCCGCCCCCACGACGACTGCATCGAGCATCGACGGCACCTTCGGACTCCTTCGTCAGCCGATGGCCAGGACCCCCAGGATATTCCTGGGCACGGACAGCCCGGACGCCGGTACTGTCCGCGACGGCCGGGCGGTGCCGGGCGGGGCCCCGGTCAGGCTCCGGCCAGCAGCAGATCCCGTATCCGCTCCGCCGTGGCCGCGTCGCGGGCGGCGGTGAAGGGCAGCGTGTTGCCGCCCGTGATCCGGAACGGCTCGCCCGCGAGCGTCGTGTCCGCGCCGCCCGCCTCGGCCACCAGCAGCAGCCCCGCCGCGTGGTCCCAGGCCAGCTCCCAGCTGAACGCCACCGCGTCCAGGGCGCCGCGTGCCAGGGCCAGGTACTCCAGTCCCGCCGAACCGCACGCGCGGGTGCCGACGCCTTCGGTACGGAGGCCGAGGAGCGCCCGCTTCTGGTCCTCGGTCGTGTAGTCCGGGTGGGACATCGCGACGGTGAGCGGCACGCCGGGCGCGGGGGCGCCGGAGCGCAGGCGGACGCCGTTCAGCCAGGCGCCCCGGCCGCGCACGGCGATCGCCATCTCGTCCGGCGCGGCGGCGTACGTCCAGGACGCCAGCACCTCGCCGCCCTGGGCGAGGGCGACGAGCGTGCAGAATCCGGGCTCGCCCCGGACGAACTGGGCGGTGCCGTCGACCGGGTCCACGATCCACACCGGCGCCTCGCCGCGCAGCGCGTCGTACACGGAAGGGTCCGCGTGCACGGCCTCCTCGCCGACGACGACCGAGCCGGGGAGCAGGGCGGTCAGGGCGGCGGTGAGGTGTTCCTCGGCGCCCCGGTCCGCGATGGTGACCAGGTCGTGCGGGCCGCTCTTCTCCACGATCTCGTGCGCGGCGAGCTGCCGGAAGCGGGGCATGATCTCGGCGGCGGCGGCCGCGCGGACCGCCGCCTCGACGGCGGACACCAGCGGCCCGGAGGCCGCCGGGGCGCCGGCCGTCACGGCGGGGCCCTGTTGTCCGTCGGGAGCCGTCCGGCGCACCGGCACCCTCATGGACAGGAGGTCTCCGTACCCGGACCCGGCGCCGCCGCCCGCAATGTCATCGATCATGCGTCCATCCCATCACGCGGCACTGACAACGCGTATGACAGGTCGGGTGACAACTCAGCGGCCTACGGCGTAACCCTGCATGCCGCGCGGGTTCGCGGCGGCCGACAGGACGCCCGTCGCGGGGTCCCTCGCCACCACGCACAGCCTCCCCTCCGACCACGGCTCGCCGACCGTGACGTCGTGGCCGAGGCGCCGCAGTCCGGCGATGACGGCGGGGTCCATGCCCTCCTCGACGGTCACGCTGCCCGGCCGCGTCCCGCGCGGGTAGAAGGAGCTGGGGAAGCTGTCGTTGTGCCAGTTCGGCGCGTCGACCGCGCCCTGGAGGTCGAGTCCGCCGCGCACGGACCCGCGCAGGACGAGGGCGAGGAAGAAGTGCAGCTGCCACTGGTCCTGCTGGTCCCCGCCGGGTGTGCCGAACGCGAGCACCGGCACCCCGTCGCGCAGCGCGAGGGACGGCGTGAGGGTGGTACGCGGACGGCGGCCGGGGGTCAGGGAGTTGGGCAGGCCCTCTTCCAGCCAGGTCATCTGGAGCCGGGTGCCGAGCGGGAAGCCCAGCTCGGGCACGACGGGGTTGGACTGGAGCCAGCCGCCGCTGGGGGTGGCCGCGACCATGTTGCCCCAGCGGTCCACGATGTCGAGGTGGCAGGTGTCGCCCCGGGTGGCGCCGTCCTTGGAGACGGTCGGCTCCCCCGCGCCCGGAATGCTCATCGCACTGAATTCCTCACCCTCCACGACGGTCCCGGCGTGTGCGCTGAGCACGGGCGTACGCCCTCCGGGGCTGCCGGGGCGCAGTTCGTACGAGGCCGTCTCGCCGATCAGCGCCCTGCGGGCGGTGTTGTACGGCTCCGAGAGCAGCACGTCGAGCGGCACGTCACCGGCGGCCCCCTCCCCCGCGTCGCCGTACCACGCCTCCCGGTCGGCCATCGCGAGCTTGCACCCCTCGACGAGGAGGTGGACGTAGGCGGCGGAGCCGTACGCGGGCAGGTCGGCGGCGCGCGACGGCAGCAGGGCGAGCTGCTGGAGGAAGGCGGGGCCCTGGCTCCAGCCGCCCGCCTTGCAGAGCGTCCAGCCGTCCCACTCGTACGTGGCGGGGGCCTCGTACGACGCGGACCAGCCGGCCAGGTCGGCGGCGGTCAGGGGGCCGGTGTGGTGCGTCCCGCTGGTGTCGAGGGTCGGCCGGCCGGCCTGGCGCACCAGCGCCTCCGCGATGAACCCCTCGCGCCAGACGGCGCGGGCGGCCTCGATCTGGGTGGTCCTGTCCGCGCCCGCCGCCTCGGCCTCGGCGACGAGGCGGCGCCAGGTCGCGGCGAGTGCGGGGTTGCGGAACAGCGTGCCGGGGGCCGGAGGGGTGCCGTCGGGCAGGTAGACGGCGGCCGACGAGGGCCACTCGGTCTCGAAGAGCTCGCGGACGGTCTCGACGGTCTGGCCGACCCGCTCGACGGGCGCGTGGCCGTCCTCGGCGTACCCGATGGCGTACCGCAGCACCTCGGCGAGCGTCCACGTGCCGTGGTCGCGGAGCAGCAGCATCCAGGCGTCGAAGGCGCCGGGGACGGCGGCGGCCAGGGGGCCCGTACCAGGGACGAGGGTGAGGCCGAGCGAGCGGTAGTGCGCGACGGTCGCGGCGGCGGGCGCGGGCCCCTGCCCGCACAGCACCCGTACGTCACCACCGGCCGGCGCCAGGATGATCGGCACCTCGCCGGCGGGCCCGTTGAGGTGGGGCTCCACGACGTGCAGCACGAACCCGGCGGCGACGGCGGCGTCGTACGCGTTCCCGCCGCCCTCCAGGACGGCCATCGCGGACTGCGAGGCGAGCCAGTGGGTGGAGGAGACCATGCCGAAGGTGCCCTGGAGGGTGGGTCGGGTGGTGAACATACGGGCTCTCACCTCGCTGTTTACGCGCGTCGGACGGTCGAATGTGCACTCAGGATCGAGCCTGGGGAGGATCTGGGGAGTTCGGACTGGAGCTCTCCTCCTCCCGCTCCCCCAGCAGGCTATCGATCGCCCTGCGCCCCTTCTTCCCCGCCTCCGGCATGAAGTGCGCGTAGTGATCGAGCGTGATGGTCGGCGACGAGTGCCCCAGCCATCTGGCGAGGGTGACGACCGACTCTCCTGCCTCCAGCACGATGGATGCGTACGTGTGCCTCAATACATGGAACCCGTCCTTCGGTGCCGCTTGCCACTGCCAAGGTTTCGCCCCCTTGGCACGCGGAGGGATGACACCTGCCCTGGCCAGGGCAGGCTTCCAGATCTCGGTGTTCCACGTGTTGGCGGCGATCGCGTTCCCGTACTTCGTTGTCAGTACGAGGCCGAACTTCTTCCGCTCCCTGTCCGATTCAGGGCCGCCCCAGGGAAGCTCGACCTTGTCACCCGGGTATGTCCTGGCATGCTTCACCAGCTCGCCGACCACGGAAAGCGGCATATCCGCAACGCGCGTTTTGCCGCCTGTTGGAAGGGTAAAGTACTTGTGGCCATTGACTATTTGCACTTGCCGTCGGACGTGAAGGACTCCGCGCGCGTGGTCGATGTCTTCCATGCTCAGGCCGAAGACTTCACCCTCCCGCAGACCGCACCCAAGCCCAAGAATTACCGCTATACGGTGCCTCTGGCTGATCTCATCACGCACCCTCCGAGCTAGCGCCTCAGGCCACGCCTCGCGACGCTCATCGGGCAGCTTCGGCGATCGGACCGACTTGGACTTCATCGGATTCCGAGCAAGACGCTTGTCATCAACCGCTGTCTAGGACGCTCGACAGCGTTGTGAGGATGCTGCGGGCGTACTGCGGCGAGCACGAGGATTCGAGTTTGACTATGCAGGCGCGAAGCTCGACCGCAGACACCTTGTTCAGCGATACACCGCCCAGGTGCG includes:
- a CDS encoding phytoene desaturase family protein — protein: MPSMLDAVVVGAGPNGLTAAVELARRGFSVAVFEARDTVGGGARTEELTLPGFRHDPCSAVHPLGAGSPVFKTMPLDRYGLEWLHPELPMAHPFDNGTAAVLSRSVAETAASFGARDAGAYRRLVAPFLGRWDELAQDFMSLPLTTLPRHPVTLARFGLAGLPPYGVLARRFRDEKARALFAGLVAHVIAPLNGIATGAVGLVFALAAHAGGWPMPRGGSQSISDALTAYLRALGGTVHTGYEIKRLDDLPPARAYVFDTSPTALARIAGLGRVYDGYRYGASVFKIDYALDGPVPWTAEEPRRAGTVQVGPTTGEIGRALREASGGQAPGTPFLITAQPSLVDPSRAPEGKHVFWAYGHVPNGWDGDLTDAMERQIERFAPGFRDLILARATAGPPQLAAKNANYVGGDIACGAASGLQLMLRPKLSLFPYTTPHPAVFLCSSATPPGPGVHGMSGHNAAKAVWRRLRAE
- a CDS encoding site-specific integrase, translating into MRDEISQRHRIAVILGLGCGLREGEVFGLSMEDIDHARGVLHVRRQVQIVNGHKYFTLPTGGKTRVADMPLSVVGELVKHARTYPGDKVELPWGGPESDRERKKFGLVLTTKYGNAIAANTWNTEIWKPALARAGVIPPRAKGAKPWQWQAAPKDGFHVLRHTYASIVLEAGESVVTLARWLGHSSPTITLDHYAHFMPEAGKKGRRAIDSLLGEREEESSSPNSPDPPQARS
- a CDS encoding AlkA N-terminal domain-containing protein; the protein is MYTDTERCVRAVRSKDARFDGWFFTAVLTTRIYCRPSCPAVPPKARNMIFYPSAAACQQAGFRACKRCRPDTSPGSPEWNARADTVARAMRLIQDGVVDREGVPGLAGRLGYSARQIERQLLAELGAGPLALARAQRAQTARVLIETTALPMAEVAFAAGFASIRAFNGTVREVFALSPSELRTRAARRGRKGSGARGDEAPTPGVISLRLPFRAPLNPDNLFGHLAATAVPGVEEWRNGAYRRTLSLPYGHGIVALSPRPDHIACRLSLTDPRDLTFAISACRRMLDLDADPVAVDEQLRSDPLLAPLVDKAPGRRVPRTVDAAEFAVRAVLGQQVSTAAARTHAARLVTAYGLPVDDPEGGLTHLFPTTEALASLDPEALALPRSRRTTLTTLIAALADGSLRLGTDSDWDEARARLSALPGFGPWTVEVIAMRALGDPDAFLPGDLGVRRSAAGLGLPATPAALTARAAAWRPWRAYAVQYLWATEDHAINHLPA
- a CDS encoding O-acetyl-ADP-ribose deacetylase, which translates into the protein MAQLTLVQGDLTRQSVDAIVNAANSSLLGGGGVDGAIHRRGGPEILAACRKLRAGHYGRGLPTGQAVATTAGLLDARWVIHTVGPVWARAEDRSELLASCYRESLRIAAELGARTVAFPAVSTGVYGWPMDDGARIAVRTAREAAVAPVEEVRFVLFDAAAYGAFETALGAAS
- a CDS encoding inositol monophosphatase family protein; translation: MRVPVRRTAPDGQQGPAVTAGAPAASGPLVSAVEAAVRAAAAAEIMPRFRQLAAHEIVEKSGPHDLVTIADRGAEEHLTAALTALLPGSVVVGEEAVHADPSVYDALRGEAPVWIVDPVDGTAQFVRGEPGFCTLVALAQGGEVLASWTYAAAPDEMAIAVRGRGAWLNGVRLRSGAPAPGVPLTVAMSHPDYTTEDQKRALLGLRTEGVGTRACGSAGLEYLALARGALDAVAFSWELAWDHAAGLLLVAEAGGADTTLAGEPFRITGGNTLPFTAARDAATAERIRDLLLAGA
- a CDS encoding methylated-DNA--[protein]-cysteine S-methyltransferase, whose amino-acid sequence is MLKQHTVIDSPYGPLTLVATDGLLSGLYMVQHRHRPAEETFGEPDPRPFGEVRRQLTAYFDRELTEFDLPLHLAGTPFQRSVWARLELIPYGETRSYGELAEALGKPGASRAVGLANGKNPVSIIVPCHRVIGSTGGLTGYGGGLDRKQRLLVFEGAAAEVPATATLF
- a CDS encoding GrpB family protein, with the protein product MAERADMGVSPAAHDPAWAVAFAEQRDRLAVLLAPWLAAPVEHVGSTAVPGLRAKPVVDVLAPVRSLDSEARAAMVRVLSAGGWLYWPDDPRGDTRLWFLRPRPEARTHHLHVAVHGGARATALLAFRDALRADPSLAAEYERLKSRLARENPTARNAYTNGKAEFVARVLRAAGIARPVLEELPE
- a CDS encoding gamma-glutamyltransferase family protein; protein product: MFTTRPTLQGTFGMVSSTHWLASQSAMAVLEGGGNAYDAAVAAGFVLHVVEPHLNGPAGEVPIILAPAGGDVRVLCGQGPAPAAATVAHYRSLGLTLVPGTGPLAAAVPGAFDAWMLLLRDHGTWTLAEVLRYAIGYAEDGHAPVERVGQTVETVRELFETEWPSSAAVYLPDGTPPAPGTLFRNPALAATWRRLVAEAEAAGADRTTQIEAARAVWREGFIAEALVRQAGRPTLDTSGTHHTGPLTAADLAGWSASYEAPATYEWDGWTLCKAGGWSQGPAFLQQLALLPSRAADLPAYGSAAYVHLLVEGCKLAMADREAWYGDAGEGAAGDVPLDVLLSEPYNTARRALIGETASYELRPGSPGGRTPVLSAHAGTVVEGEEFSAMSIPGAGEPTVSKDGATRGDTCHLDIVDRWGNMVAATPSGGWLQSNPVVPELGFPLGTRLQMTWLEEGLPNSLTPGRRPRTTLTPSLALRDGVPVLAFGTPGGDQQDQWQLHFFLALVLRGSVRGGLDLQGAVDAPNWHNDSFPSSFYPRGTRPGSVTVEEGMDPAVIAGLRRLGHDVTVGEPWSEGRLCVVARDPATGVLSAAANPRGMQGYAVGR